The sequence below is a genomic window from Alphaproteobacteria bacterium.
CTAACCTATTTCTATGGATCAAGGCTGGATTTTACAATGTTTCTCCGAATAATTAGCCCATAATGTGGTAACCGGCATCCACCGGCAAAATCATTCCGGTAATGGCTTTGGATGCGTCGCCCACCAAAAATACCGCTAGGGCGCCAACGTCTTCCAAGTTAGAAAGCCGGTGCAGCGGCGATTTGGCAATCGCTTGTTGCTGCAACTGATCGAAATGCAGCAGGCCCCCAGCAGCCCGTGTAGGCATCGGCCCCGGTGAAATGGCATTGACGCGAATATTATTGGGGCCAAGTTCACTGGCCAATTCCCGCACACTGGCTTCTAAAGCGGCCTTTACCGGGCCCATCATATTATAATTTTCAATTACTTTTTCCGCGCCGTAATAGGACATGGTAATCATGGATCCGCCTTTGGACATTAACGGCAGCGAGGCGCGCGCGAGGCGAATAAAAGAATGGCAGGAAATATCCATTGCCTGCAAAAATCCATCCCTGCTGCAATCGACCACCCGGCCATATAAATCGTCATGCGGCGCATAGGCAATGCAATGAATCAAGAAATCCAAACTGCCCATCTGCCGGGTTATTTGGTCAAATAAAGATTTTACTTGATCATCGTCGGTCAATTCACACTCTGTCAGTATTTTTAGATTCTTTGTTTGGACAGAATCCAGTTGCTTTACAGCCGATTCCACATAAGGCCTGGATTTTGGACCTTGATAAGTTACGGCGAGGTTGGCGCCGGCCTCTAAACATTTGCGCATGCATCCAAAAGCGATGGAGTGATCGTTGGCAAGACCCAAAATCAATCCATTTTTATTTTGCAATGTAAAACTATCGGCCATGGCCCGTGATACCATGGGCGCGGGAAAAACAACAGTATATTTAAGCCATTAAGGTTGCGCGCGGTTTAACCGATTGATCTTCGCCTTCGAAGATAGTGATGGCGCGGCGCGGCGCGATTTCGGCTTTCATAAACCGCAAGTCAAAATATCCATGGTCAATATGAATCGCAAAGGAAGACGATTCGTTCAATCCAGCGCGAATTTCATGAATATAGTACTTTGCCAAGATAACAAACTCGCGGCTTTTATAGGCATTGCCCATCAATCGTTGCGGCACGATATTCAACCGTAAACGGTCATATTGAAACATCAATTTGCCGTCTTGAATCACCAAATAAATAATATCGCGATCTGGAACGCCGGATAAATGGTTGCGGAAACTTTTACCGTCGAACTGCGCTTCGATTTTGGCAACCGACCAGCCGACCGTTTTTAGAATTTCTTTTAAATTGGCATTTTCCCGCGCATCACGCATGATTTTGGTCATGACCAGGGCCTGACGCATCAATGGTTCCACCGGCGCAGAAACGCCCAGCGCGCGTTGCGCCGCATCGTAGTCGGCAATTACGGATTTCATTTTTAAAATAATATCGGTACGGTCGCTGCTATATCCGCGCTTGGATTGTCCGGCATCGACATGCTGGTTCGATGCTTTGTCCAGTAAATCTTCGATATTATGGATGAATACTTGATGATTGGATTTTACCAATAAATCCTGCGCACGGGCGGATAATTTCTTTTGCGCGCTCAAGCGTTTTTTAACGTTCAACAAAGCTTCGTGGGACAGGAAAAATGGAACATCACGGAAATTGACGCTGCGCACCAAAGCGATTGCATCGATTAAATTATTTTTTGCGCGTTCATAAGCCAGGGATGAAACATCTAGTTTTCTTCCCTCCCCGCCGCCAGCCTGCAACAATTGACGGGCCATAAACAGCACCAGTCCGGCATAATCACCGATAGAATAAACAGCTTCCGATTTGTTGGTAATCAGGTTTCCCATAGCCATTCCTTAGTTTTTATAATTATTAACTATTATAACGTTACTGTTATTAGTAGATTGTAACACATTCTTTAATAGGATACAATACCCACCCTATATCGTTAAAATGGGTTATAGAAAAATACTAAAAACTATGATATGATAATATTATTACATGGCAGTTGAACTGACCAAAAACCGCCCATTTGGGGTGGTAGAGCGACCTAAGGCCGCAGGCCTAATGACCTGGGCACGCAGCTTTTTTGCACCTAGGGGCGAATCTGAAACCTTACAGCCCGATTTTACACCCGCATCTCAGAGCATTCTTTTAAACCCTAAAACGACGCCGCGCACCGACCGGGATTGGGAAATGCTGCAAACCTTAGACCCGGATCATCCTTTGCGCCGTAAAATTGAAGGCAAAGTAGCCGTCAAACAAGCGGCCATGGAGCAATTGTCCAAAGGACATGAAATATCCACCCGCGAAGCGTTCGATGCTTTATGGCGGCAGATGAATAACCATCAAAGTGGCAATTTATTGCGCCAGGATTTGCATGCCGCTTTGTCCATACAAATGGTTGCACCGATGTCGGCCCAGAATACGGGCAATCAAGCCAATCGCCATGGCCTTGCCGCAAAGCCGCCGTCCCGGCCACAAAAAGCCCATGGTGCGCGCGAAGCGATTTCTCATCAATCGAGCGAACGCAATCCGGCAGCATCGAAACGCCAGCATCAAAAATTGAAACAAACTGCCGAACGGGTCGCCGATATCCGGCGCGGACTTGAAACCGCCGACGCTTCGGAATTAGCCCACCGTGTCAACGAAGCGCGCGAGGTTGGTGCCGCATATGATTTAAAAGATCCAGCCGCCATTCGCCAGGCAGAACGCATGGGTCTACAAGTAGAACAGCAAGTTTCTACCGAGGCTAGATCCCGTCTGGGCGGCAGAGCAAGCCAGACCAACGACATAGAAAGAGATTTGCGCGGCGTGCAGGCAAAAGAGGATGCGGAAAAAGCCAGATTGAATGAAGCGGCGATGGCTTTGACGCCTGTTGGTCTGGTGCGTGGCTTGGCGCATGCCATGGCTGGAAAATCCGCAGGCGGCCGTTAGTTTCCATATAAAAAAAATTAATCTTCCGATATGCTGGGCACATGAGCCGATTTATTCAAATTCTCGATGGCGATTATGGCGCGCAAACGGCGGAATTCACGCTGATTGGATTGCAGCAAAAACCAGCCATCGCATTGCATATTCCTAAAACTTATCGCAATTGGCTGCGCCGGATCAAAACCCGCATGGTCAAAGTGGTTTGGCCGATTGAGGAAAAAATAGCCCGGGTTGAAAAGATTGACGAAGGCAATTGGCAGCCAGGATCTAAAGAATGGAATTTCTCGGTCATTGAACAAGAATCGCTGTCCGAATCGTTCGGCAAATTCACCGATAAATTTTCGGCGCCTGCCGATACTGGTCCGATGCGCAACGTAAAAAAAATTCATTTCCGTTTATGGTTCAAAGACGGCACGCAATTAACTGCCATCGCCGATGCGCGCGTGTTTCAGAACCTGCATGCAGTGACGGAATCTTGACCGGAATCAAAGGCTTATATCGTCTCCCTAGACAAGAATTGACCAATACAATAATTTAGCCCTGAATAAACAAAGGCATTTTATGTTAGCCCGTTGTGTCGATTTTCTGGATTTTTTAATCTTTGCAGTCGAGGATCTTTTTTCAAAGCGTCGCAAACCTCGAGTAATTGCGACGCATTATGATGATGGGCATTTTTATAAATTCGAAGCTTTGGATCATGCGGGCGAAGAATGCGTGGGAACAGTATGTGCGCCAAATATGCGCATGGCGGTGCGGCGTGTTTGTGGTTATGAATATGCTCTTTTGCCTACAAAAGTTACGCTGGAAAAACCTCTTCCTCCAACACGCATAATAACTCATGAAAGAAATGGCGATCGGTATGGTTTCAAAGCATTTGATAAAAACGGTTATGAGAAATTTGGAACCATACGCGCTTCCTCCCCCATAGAGGCGGCTACTCTTTTGCGTCGTCGTTACAGAGTTTTTCCTGCTGCAATAACACGCGCACGATAAATAGGTTTAAAAAGGATAGCCTGCCGAGCCGTAGCCGACGACCGCACCGGCCCGCCTATGTTCCTTCGGAACTTCGGCGCGGCATCCTTCAACTTATGTTTATTATAATGGGCGAAGGATGGTGGGTACAGCCCTCCTTCGCGCGGCGCGCTACGTAGGGCGAGTTCCTGTTGAATGTATAGGAGTTATGGCTTGTCCTCCGTAGCTTCGAAGAAGCGTAGGAGGATGGTGGGTACAACAGGGATTGAACCTGTGACCCCTACCATGTCAAGGTAGTGCTCTCCCGCTGAGCTATGTACCCGGTCACAAACGTGCGTATCCAGTATCAGGAAAACCCTGGCCGGTCAATAGTTTTAAATGGATTGCGTACACCCACAATGACGATTTTCCAATCACTTATGGTTCTTGATATCGGGTTGTTACGGCCTTACAATGGTGGTGAAACAGGGGGAAGATCAATGTTGAAACAAGGATTTTTTATTGCCGGCACCGGCACGGATGTCGGGAAAACCGTAGTCTCTGCCTGGATGCTGACCCATCTCGGCGCGGATTATTGGAAACCGGTGCAATCCGGCATGAATCAAATTGACCGCGCCACCGTACGCGAAATCACCGGATTGACTCCCGATCATTTTCATCCATCGACTTATGAATTGGTGGATCCATTGGTCCCGATTGAATCGGCCCGCCGCATGGGAATTACCCTCGATCATAATCGCTTTATGCTGCCCGTTACCCCGCGCCCATTATTGGTCGAAGGCGCGGGTGGATTGTTGGTTCCCATCAACGAAGAATTTTTGATGATCGATTTGATCGCCAAGTTGGGATTGCCAATCGTTTTGGTATGTTCGTCGAAAATCGGCACCATCAATCACACGTTATTAAGCCTAGAAGCGATCCGGTCGCGCAAACTGCCGTTGCTGGGAGTTGTAATGAATGGCCCGTTATTGTCATACAATAAGGAAGCGGTAGAATCGTTCGGCCAGGTCAAAATTCTGGCCGAAATTCCGCAAATGGATCAGATCACCGCCGATAAATTGCGTTCCATCCGGCCACATCTACCATTCTCCCGCTGGACGCGCGAAGAATTATTGCATGCGGTGGCATAGTTTTTAAAATATGAAGAATTATTCGGATTTAGATAAACGGCATATTTGGCACCCCTATACCCAGGCATCCAGCGCCTTTGATTCGATCTGCATCGCCAAAGCATCAGGCAATAAATTGTTTGATGTCGAAGGCCGCGAGTATCTGGATATGGTTTCATCCTGGTGGGTGAATATTCATGGCCATGCCCATCCGAAGATTGTATCCGCGATTGCCGCGCAAGCATCCGAACTGGATCATGTGATTTTTGCAGATTTCACCCACGCCCCAGCCGCGGAATTGGCCGCACAATTGGTGAAATCATTGCATCGCGCCACAACCGGTCAATTGAACCGCGTTTTCTATAGCGAAAGCGGATCATCGGCGGTTGAAATCGCGTTAAAACAAACACTGCATTATTGGAAAAATGTCGGCAAGGCCTATCGCACTGGGTTGATTGCCTTCGATGGCGGATATCATGGCGATACGGTCGGCGCGATGTCGGTCGGACGTAAAAGTGGATTTTTCGAACCTTATGCTGAATTTCTATTCGATGTCGAAACCGTTCCATTCCCGCATACCTGGCCAGGCGACGAGAAAATCGAACAAAAAGAGAAAAAGTCGCTGGAAGCTTTACAAAAAATATTGGCGACCCGTGGCCGGGAAATTGGCGCGATTATTTTTGAACCGTTGGTCCAAGGCGCATCGGGCATGCGCATGTGCCGTCCGGAATTTGTGGCCCACGCCGCGCAAATGGCGCGCGATTACGGCCTGCTGATTATTTTCGACGAAGTCATGACCGGATTCGGCCGTACGGGTACATTTTGCGCTTATGAACAATGTGGCGTTGTGCCGGATATTCTATGCCTGGCCAAAGGATTGACCGGCGGATTTTTGCCATTGGCCGTCACAATATGCGATGAAAAGATATACGATGCGTTCAAAGGCGCTGGATTCGATCGCGCCCTGGCGCATGGCCATTCCTATACCGCCAACCCCATCGCTTGTGCCGCAGCATTGGCATCGCTGTCTTTATTCAAAACCGAAAACACGCTGCAAAAAATTGAAATGATCCAAGCCTGCCATCAAAAACAGTTTATGCCATTAGCAGCGCATTCATCGGCGCGACATTGCCGCATATTGGGCACAATTGCAGCGGTGGACTTGGATATGGACACGGATTATGGCAGCAAATTAAGCCGCGATATGCGTTTGTTCTTTTTGAATCGCGGGATATTGATTCGCCCGTTGGGCCAGACGATTTATATTTTGCCGCCCTATTGCACGACAGCAGAGGAATTGCAAAAATCTTACGATGTTGTGTCCGAAGCCCTGACAGTATTCGGCAGGTCGGCAATACCCGAAGTTGCCTGATACGCGCCAAAAATTACTTCATAATTCACCACAAATGGTTTCATTCGATTGGCTTCGGCCAAGGCGCGTTTCATTTGCTTCGGAGTTAAAGGTTGATGCCCCAATCGCGGCGTACCGGAGCCGATCGATTTTAAATTCATCAAGAACCCTTCGGCATTGTCGAAGAATGTTTGAATTTTTTCCTGAACGGCAAAAACTCCCGGTGTGGTTTTTACATCGGCCAATGGCACATAATCCCACAGGCCACAGGATACTCCCACTTTGTCGCAAGCCTGGCGCCAGGAACTGAAACTTTTCTTTTCCAAAAATGCAAACGCAAATACGCCGCCCGGCACCAGCAGTCTGCCAATGTCCTGAATCGATTGAATGGGATCCGGCAACCACTGTAAAATCATGCTGGAAACGATTAAATCGAATGGTCCTTCCACCGCCAGTTTTCCAGCGTCCATCGCCACATAATTTATGCCCCGGCGCGTGCCGATATTCATCCGCGCCCTTTTCAGCATGTCGATACTGACATCGGTCACGATGTAATCGGCGTGCGGCCACAATTGATTTAACTTACGCGTCAAAGTACCGGTGCCGGCGCCAATTTCCAAAATACGCGGTTCAAATGGCAGCGCAAAGTGCTGTACTTTGTGCACCAGTTTCTCAACAATCTGTTGTTGTACGATGGCGTAATCGTCATACACTGGCGCGGCGCGCCCAAAACTGCGGCGGATGTTTTTTCCTGTTGGCGTGGACATTTATTTACAAAATTCTTGAATCTGCTCGGCGCACCATTGCGGTTGGCTTAAGGGTAAAATATGCCCGCCAACCGGCGATAAACGCAAGTCAAAACGCGCCCCCA
It includes:
- the bioA gene encoding adenosylmethionine--8-amino-7-oxononanoate transaminase, whose product is MKNYSDLDKRHIWHPYTQASSAFDSICIAKASGNKLFDVEGREYLDMVSSWWVNIHGHAHPKIVSAIAAQASELDHVIFADFTHAPAAELAAQLVKSLHRATTGQLNRVFYSESGSSAVEIALKQTLHYWKNVGKAYRTGLIAFDGGYHGDTVGAMSVGRKSGFFEPYAEFLFDVETVPFPHTWPGDEKIEQKEKKSLEALQKILATRGREIGAIIFEPLVQGASGMRMCRPEFVAHAAQMARDYGLLIIFDEVMTGFGRTGTFCAYEQCGVVPDILCLAKGLTGGFLPLAVTICDEKIYDAFKGAGFDRALAHGHSYTANPIACAAALASLSLFKTENTLQKIEMIQACHQKQFMPLAAHSSARHCRILGTIAAVDLDMDTDYGSKLSRDMRLFFLNRGILIRPLGQTIYILPPYCTTAEELQKSYDVVSEALTVFGRSAIPEVA
- the bioD gene encoding dethiobiotin synthase — protein: MLKQGFFIAGTGTDVGKTVVSAWMLTHLGADYWKPVQSGMNQIDRATVREITGLTPDHFHPSTYELVDPLVPIESARRMGITLDHNRFMLPVTPRPLLVEGAGGLLVPINEEFLMIDLIAKLGLPIVLVCSSKIGTINHTLLSLEAIRSRKLPLLGVVMNGPLLSYNKEAVESFGQVKILAEIPQMDQITADKLRSIRPHLPFSRWTREELLHAVA
- the fabI gene encoding enoyl-[acyl-carrier-protein] reductase FabI; amino-acid sequence: MADSFTLQNKNGLILGLANDHSIAFGCMRKCLEAGANLAVTYQGPKSRPYVESAVKQLDSVQTKNLKILTECELTDDDQVKSLFDQITRQMGSLDFLIHCIAYAPHDDLYGRVVDCSRDGFLQAMDISCHSFIRLARASLPLMSKGGSMITMSYYGAEKVIENYNMMGPVKAALEASVRELASELGPNNIRVNAISPGPMPTRAAGGLLHFDQLQQQAIAKSPLHRLSNLEDVGALAVFLVGDASKAITGMILPVDAGYHIMG
- a CDS encoding methyltransferase domain-containing protein; translated protein: MSTPTGKNIRRSFGRAAPVYDDYAIVQQQIVEKLVHKVQHFALPFEPRILEIGAGTGTLTRKLNQLWPHADYIVTDVSIDMLKRARMNIGTRRGINYVAMDAGKLAVEGPFDLIVSSMILQWLPDPIQSIQDIGRLLVPGGVFAFAFLEKKSFSSWRQACDKVGVSCGLWDYVPLADVKTTPGVFAVQEKIQTFFDNAEGFLMNLKSIGSGTPRLGHQPLTPKQMKRALAEANRMKPFVVNYEVIFGAYQATSGIADLPNTVRASDTTS